The DNA region ACAGGGAAGATGATTGCTGCGGAATGAGCTTTTTAGAGGATTCATGTTATGTTGAAGTAAAGGGCGTAACATTGATAGTTGATGGTGAGGCCAGATTTCCCGATGCTCCAACTGAAAGGGGTGCAAAGCACTTGAAAGAATTGATAAAACTTAAAAAAGACGGAAATAGGTGTGTCGTGTTTTTTTTAATTCAACATCCTGCAGGCAATTTCTTCAGGCCAAATTGGGAAAATGACCCTGTATTTAGCCAAACTTTAAATGAAGCTTATGATGAGGGAGTTGAAATACTTGTTTACAGGTGCGATAATCGATTGGAGGGAATTGATTTAGTGCCTGAACCTTTAGATTTTGATTTGGCTCAAAGTTTCGCCAATGGCATCGTTGATGACTAATGTTGCAAGACGGTCATAAGGAGTTTCGCTTTTGTTAATCAAAACGAGATTGTCCCCTTTGAAGTAATTGACCAGGCCTGCGGCAGGATATACGACAAGTGATGTTCCTCCGATTATTAACGTGTCTGCAGAAGAGATGTAATCTGTCGCAAAGCTTAAAACAGCATTGTTTAATGGTTCTTCATATAAAACAACATCCGGCTTTACAGTTCCTCCACATTCACATCTAGGAATGCCTTCACTTTCTAAAACATATTCTAGTCCATATTCTTTACCGCAGATTTGACAGTAGTTCCTGTGTATGCTTCCGTGAAGTTCCAATACTTCCTTGCTGCCTGCCTTTTGATGAAGTCCATCAATGTTTTGGGTGATGATAGCTTTTAATTTTCCTTTCTTTTCTAACTCGGCAAGCTTTAAATGGGCAGGATTCGGTTTTGCATCCTTGAAAACAAGATTGTCTTTGTAATATTCGAAAAATTCTTCAGTATGGTCTAAATAATAGCTATGTGAAACTAGATTCTCAGGTGTGTCTCCGTATTTTTCCAAACTTTTGAAAATTCCGCTTTCAGATCTAAAATCTGGAATCCCACTTTCTGTTGATACGCCTGCCCCTCCAAAAAATACGATATTGTCTGAATAGTCAATAATTTCTTGTAATTCGTTAATTTTAGACATATTATTATTTATATTGTTAATGAATATTAATCTTTTGTCGATTTCAAAAATAAAGTTTTAAATATAATTTTTTACATAATATTATTAAGTTGTTAGTAACTTTTAGAGGAAATTCATGGTAAATACAAATTCTAATCTGGATTGGATGGTCTATTGGTCGCTTCCCAAATATAGTCCCCGGAATAGCCAGATTAAACTCATTAATCAAATCAATTTTGCAATTGGCGAAGGCTTTAAAAACATTATTTTGGAGGCGGGAACAGGCATTGGAAAGAGCGCCATAGCTACAACTCTTGCCAACATGTATGACGATTCGTATATATTGACAATGACAAAGCAGCTTCAGGAGCAGTATTTGGATGATTTTGGCGACATGCTTGTTGAGATTAAAGGTCGTGGAAATTACAAATGCAACTATAAGGGCAGCTGCGACTTTTGTATTAAGGCAGAGTATAATTTGAGAAGATGTTCGGATTGCGAATATCAAATAGCTTTTAGAAAGGCGACAGAAGCCAAAAATGTCATCACAAATTATGATTTTCTTTATTATGCTGGAGTTGCCAATCCTCTTTTGGACTCACGCGAACTGCTAATTTTAGATGAGGCTCATAATTTAGAGCGTAAAATGTTGATGTTGTCATCTTCAGAGCTGAATCGGGAATACATATCAACTAAGTTTGGAATTGATATTTTCGAACCATTAATGCATGCCACTAAATCCATGAATGATTTGAAAAGAAATTCATCATATTGGATTCAACTGTGCGATGACCTGGTTAAGGAATGTAAAAAAAGGATTAAAAAGATTGAAGGGGATGCCAATAAGTCAGTTCAGGTCACGTTGGATGAATTTGAAAGTGACCCCTCCAAATATTCTAATTTCGACTATGTCGAAAAACAAAATTTGGAGCAGGACATGAAATCCTTTGCATCAATCAGTTTGGGCCTGTCATCTGAAGATTTAATCATTGATTTGCCTAACAGGGATGCTATTTTATCTGGAGAGATGGACATCTCCGCCGAATTCAAACCCTTTTCCGTTTTGGATGATACTCAAAACTTGCTGGAATTGGGCAACATTCGCATATTTTTGACAGGAACATTGGGCAGTAAGGATAAGTTCTGTGAATGGAATAATATCAATCCTGATGAAACATTTTATATCTATGAGAAAAGTCCTTTTGATGTGGCTAAAAGGCCCATTTATACAGATTTTGTCGGCAGGATGAGTGGAAAAACAAGAGGCATTCCTAATTGGAAAAATAAGAGGGCCATCAAAAAGATTAAAGAACTGCTGGATAAGCATCAGGATGAAAAAGGTGTTATTCACACGTCAAGCAATGAACAGGCTTTCTGGATTATTCAAAATCTAAAAGATTATCCATTGGTTTTTGTTGGTGGTGAAGATAGAAACATCGTTTTAAAGGAATTCACAGAATCGAATGAAAGTATTGTTCTTATAGGTGCATCCATTAAGGATGGTGTTGATTTTAAAGGGGATTTATGCAGGTTCCAGATTGTATTTAAGATTCCTTATCCTCAATTGAATGAGCAGGTGAAATATCGTAGAAATTTGGACCCTAAATGGTTTTATTATCAAACAGTCATGGCACTAATGCAGGCATATGGCCGTGGGATTAGGGATGTGGATGATTGGTGTGTAATGTATATCATCGATTCCAGCTTTAAACAGTTATTTGATTATAATCGTGGATTTTTCAATGAATATTTCATCGAAGCGGTACAAAAAAAGAAGTAATGTGATAGCTTGAAAGCTATCTGTTTAATTTTTGATAATTTGCAGCTTGAAGACCATGGTATTTAATCATGCCTTCAACTTCACTTTGTTCTGTTTCCTTGTCTTCAAAGGTAATCTGTTCTATGCTATGTAAGCTGAATGGAGATTTTCTGACTATTGGTTGGATTGAGCCTTTGAAAATTTTCATTACAACTTCTCCACTCACTCTTTCCTGCATTTTATCGATTGCTTGGTCAAGGTCCTCTCTTAAAGGTTCTTGCCATAGTGCTCCGTAGACTAAATCAGCATAGAGTGTTGACATGTATTCAGCAAATCTTAATTCGTCAGTTGTTAAAACTAATTCTTCTAATGCTTGGTGAGCTGCAATTAATAATTTTGCACCAGGGGTTTCGTAGATTTCCCTACTTTTAATGCCAATCATTCTGTTTTCAATTGTGTCTACTCTGCCGATGCCATGAGATCCTGCAATTTCATTTGCTTTTTTGATAATGTCAATTAAAGGCATCATTTCGCCGTTGATTGCTACAGGAATGCCTTCTTCAAATTCAATGGATACTTTTTCTGGTTCGCCTTTAGCATCTTCCCATGATGCGGTCCATTCGTAAATGTCTTCAGGAGGTTCGTTTGCAGGGTCTTCTAAGACGTCTCCTTCTATTGCTCTTCCCCAAAGGTTTTCATCGATACTGTAAATTTTATCATAGCTTAATTCGATACCTTTTGATTCTGCATATGCCTTTTCTTCTGTTCTTGTTAGATTCATTTCTCTGATTGGTGCAATGATATCCAAATCAGACATTGCAAGAATAATTGCTTCGAATCTGAATTGATCGTTTCCTTTTCCGGTACAGCCGTGTGCAATAGCTGTTGCCCCTTCTTTTTCAGCTACTTCTATAAGTTTTTGAGCAATCAGGGGTCTTGCAAATGCAGTACTTAATGGGTATCCTTCGTATTCGGCATTTGCTTTTATTCCACGTGCGATGTATTCGTTAGCAAATTCTTCTTTAGCATCTATATTATAATGTTTTAAGCCTCCAATTTTGGCCGCACTTGCTTTTGCTTTTTCCATTTCTTCTTCGCCTTGTCCTACATCTACACATGCAGTGATAACTTCTACATTGTATTCTTCTTCTAATAATTTAACACATACAGAGGTATCTAGTCCACCACTGAATGCTAAAAGTACTTTATCAGTCATTTAATCACCATAATTGTTTTGATAAGAATGATTATCAAAAAATATTTTTGTTTTTAATAGTATTTAATAATTTTTGAAAAAATGAGGCAGAAGAAAACTCTTAATTGAGCTAATAATTGAGGTTGAATGTTATATGGGCTTTTTAAAAATGAAATCTCAATTAAGAGTTATAAGAGAAGAAAGCTTTGACTTTGTTCTCTTGTTTATAATGTTGTAGTTACTAGTATATAAAAGTTTAGGTATGCCTAAAAATTAGATTTCCACTAAAACATTATTTTTCCTTGCAAAATCTATTAGTCGGGAATATGTCGGATTGCTTTCTAATGTGTTTATGTTGCCGATAATTATGAGTTTCCTTTTAGCACGTGTTATTGCGACATTTAATCTTCGAAGGTCACTTAAAAAACCAATATTTCCGCCATCATTGCTTCTGACAGTTGATATGATGATGATTTCCTTTTCTCTTCCTTGAAAACCGTCAACCGTTTTCACTTCAACCGGTGTTTTATCCTGAATGATTTTCACTTGGTCAGCATAGGGGCTTATTATGCCGATGTCGGTCTCCTCAAGGCCGATATTTAAATAATCGTCTGCTAATTTCACGGCAATATCTGCTTCTAATCTATTAATGATTGATTTTGAATCTTTGAGATGTCTTTCACCTTCTGAATCTAGTTTTGAAGTATCGACAAATAGCATAGCTTCCTCTTCACTATCTGTGTTTATAATGTCATTGATTGTTATGTCATCAACTGAGGAGTCACTTTTTAAATTGTTATTGTAAAATTCTGCATTTGGAAATTTCATTAGAAGCGAATTCATACGGTATTGAACATTCAATAATTGTGATTTAAATGGATATAATCTGATCAGCTCTTCAAATAATGTTTTCTCAAGTGACCCTGCTTTATCACTTATTATTGTCGGTGGAAGTTGTTTATGGTCTCCTGCAAGGATGAATCTATGGGCTTTGGCTATTGGAATCAAAACGCTTGGAATGGTGGCCTGTGAAGCTTCATCGATGATTGCAACATCGAATTTTGTCCTTGCAATTGATTCCAGTGCTGCAGAGGAGTTTGTGGATAGAATGACATCACTGGTTTCAATGATATCTCGAATCATTTTATTTTCCACCCTTCTTATCTCATCGTGAAGCTCATCAACCTGCTGGTTATATTCAATCCATTGAGCCATTGATTTCATTTTCTCTGGTGAAATTCCCCGACCGCCTTTTCCTTTGGATGCATTGAATAAAATGTCATAATCCCCATATCCTCTGCGGTATTGTGGAGTTGGCTTCGTATGAACGCTTCTTTTTTCAATTAAGTTATCAATCTTCTTGCGAATCTTTTTAATTTTCTTATTTAACTTATGATTTTCAACTTTATACGCTAGAGTTTGTGTGATGTTGTGTTTTGAAACTCTTTGAGGATGCCCTAGCCTTGTTAGGTTTAGTTTTTTGTTTTCCATCAATCTCTCTAGAATATTGTCGACTGCAGCATTGCTTTCAGCTGTTGCCAGTACTTTATGATTTTGCCGGGTTTCCTGCGATATCAATTCAACTAGGGTTCTTGTTTTTCCAGTTCCAAAGGGGCCGTGAATCAGATAAAAGTTTTCACATGAAAGGGCATTTTCGATAGCGCTTTTTTGAGATTCGTTAAGTGATTCATCGATATAGTCAATATAAGGTGTAGATCTATTTTTTTTAGGATTTCTTTCGCTTAAAATGTACTCTAGCGCATTTTTTCCTTTTAAGCTTAAGTGTTTTAGATTATCTTCCATCCTTCTGAATGTGATGTCATTGGCATATAAATCGAGTCTCACTTTCTTTTTTAAAACCCATCTTGGGATTCTTTTGTCGAATGCCACTTTAATGAAACGGGCGCCTTTTTCAGTGACAGTTCCTGTAAAATCGCTGCTTAATGGATTGGCAGTGCTTACCAATACCATATCCCCAACGGATATTTCGGTTTCTATGATTTCAGACCTTCCAAATTGAACTATTTTAAGCCCTAATTCCTCTCCAATATACTTTCCTTTAACTTTGTTTATGGCACGGCCTAGCTCTTCTCTTTTTTGACCGGACATATGGGCTATTTCGAATCTCATCAGTTCAATTTCAGCATCCCTTTCATAATTGACCAATCTGATTAAATTTTTGATATATTTCTTCAATTTCATACTAATTTATAAATAAGGGCGTTAATGTAATTAAATATATGGAATTTAAAAAAGTTAGTCAATTTGAAAATTTGGAAATGGCATATGTTTGTGATTTTTCAGGGGGCTACATTTCCAGAAATAAGAATTTATTTTCACAGATTGAATTGACTGATTTAAGCAAACTTATTTTGGAAAAGTCTGTTTTTGGAACGCCGATTTTTAAGATGGGTGATGGAGGCAATAAACTGTTAATGATATCCGGTATTCATGGAAACGAATTGCCTCCCCAAATAGCTAGCGTTAAGTTATTCAATGAATTAATTGGCCGTGACCTTTCACATACCATATATTTCATTCCGTTTGCAGCTCCGAAGTCTTCGATGAACAGTGAGAGAACTTTCAATTCATTGGATTTGAATAGGTCTGCTCATGTTAATAATTCTCTTAGCAATTTGATTTTGCAGACCGCATTGAAATTAGGTGTTAATTTTGTAGGTGATTTCCACTCCACTGCATATAACTCAAATCCCGGTTTTGAGTCTGTTTTCTCATCAAAAGCCCCATCTCCAGAAAGTTATCTCATAGCTAATTACATTTCAAAAGATGTAGGCTCTGAAATGATTGCCTTTGATTTTGCAGGCACTTCTTATAAAGGTGCTGTTGAAGACGTATGTAATCTAAAAGGCATTCCAGCAGTTACATGTGAAGTCTTATGTCCTTTTTCCAGTGTTAGTGAAGGTAGCGTTAAGACATCTATTGGGCAAATGAAAAGTTTTCTTGATTATTTTGGGGTATGAATCTTTCTAGAGATAATCGTATAATTCAATATTGTAATATTCGCATTGCTAGAAAATTTTATTTTCATGCGAACTGAACTAATTTCATTAAAAAGAATGTAAAATACTCTAGAGTATTTACAATAATTTTAAATTCGGCAAAACATATTTAAATCTTAATGTTTCTCTAAGATTATTTCAACAATATGTTTAAACGCCTCTTTTGATTCCGGAACTAACGGATAGATAGGATAAACATGAGTCATTTCCTCGCCAATGTTCAACTCAACGTCAATGCCGTTATCTTTTAGTTTGTTGTAAAATTTAACTACGTCCGGATAGAATATTTCATGGGTTCCTACAAATAGTGTAGTTTTTGGAAGCTTTTTTATATCTCCAAATAGGGGACTTACTTTATAATCTTTTGGATCCAAGTCACCAGCCCAGGTTTCACCCATCTCGCGCAAGCCGTCTACCCCAAGCATAGGATCAAATTCGACTTCATCATAATCCCCAGACATTGATACATCAAGCCATGGTGATATCAAAATCAGGTTTTTAGGTTGAGGCAATTCATTCATCGCCAAATATTCACAAAATGCTGCAGACAATCCTCCTCCGGCAGAATCCCCCATGACAATAATAGGTTTGTTAATTGTTAGTAAATCTTTATACAATTTTTCAACAATTTCATAGGTTTCCTCATAAGTATGATTTGGAGCAAGCGGATAAAGTGGAGCAAATACTGTTGCATTAATTTTTTTTGCAAGTTTATCGCAAAATGAGATGTGAGGGTTTCTAATCTCGTTTACATATATTCCTCCATGAAGATATATGACCAGGCGTTCAACATCTTCATTTTCATTGAAAATCACCATTTGGCATCCGAACAAATCTTTGCTTTCAACTTTAGTGCGGTAAATCCTTTTTGGTATTTTATAATCTTCATCTTCTTCAAGGGAACGCTCTTTCATATGTTCATCAGCTTTCTCAGCATCGTCGACATATTCGCGATGTTTTATGTCCAAAGCGGTTTCCACAATTTTTGACATTTTTGACATTTTTTCCCACCTTTTTTTTAATTAATAGAGTTAATATTCAATTTTTTAACTTTTAATAAATATTATATTAAAATATATATAATATTTTTTACTATAATCTTAAATAAGGTGATTTTTATGGATTATAAGAAAATGCTTGGAATTATATTGATTATATTGGGTTTAATTTTTATAATTTGCCCCTTGTATAGTGCAGCAGCAGTATCCTGGATTGCAGGCATATGTTTAATAGTATTTGGATTTGCCTCTATCATTGACGGATTTTCTGTATGGAGCATGATGGCTCATGTTTCAGTGATTAATATATTATTGGGAATTTGTGCAATACTATTTGGATTATTATTTATTTATGAAATTGATGTATTGTCTTTCCTTGTTGGATTCTTATTTTATTTAATTGCATTTGTAATGATATTTATTGGTATATCAGGAATTATTTTCGGAGTGGGGTCAATATCAAAAATCACCTCAGTATTGATTTTAATCTTGGGCATAATAGCATGCGGTCTTGCTTTTTATTCACTCGCACAACCGCTATATACATCAATCCTCGTTGGATTATGTCTGATTTTGGAAGGAATAGCTTTCTTGACAACTGGTGCAGTTGAGGATTAATTGGATAAGTGATATTTATGGATAAGGAAACAAAACAACGTTTGGGAGAAATCAGAGCAGCTTTAAAAAAGTATGGCTTTGATAAGATTTTAGCTCAAACAGCTAAAAGTAAAATACGTTCAAAAGACGATGATTCAGATAGTCTTTTGTTGGATGATGAAATTCCTGAAAAATTAAGATTGATGCTTCAGGAATTGGGAACTACTTTCATTAAGTTAGGCCAGCTGTTAAGTACAAGGCCGGATATTGTCGGCGAAAAAATTGCAGATGAATTGGCCAACTTGCAAGATGATAATCCTGCCATAACCTATGAACAGGTTAAGGCAATAGTTGAAAGGGAGCTCAACGGCAATATTGACGAGTTATTTGAAGATTTCCATCATGAACATTTAGCAACCGCATCCATTGGTCAGGTTCATGAAGCTAAATTAAGCACTGGTGAAAGGGTTGCAGTTAAAATCCAAAAAGAGGGCATCACTGATAAGATAGACCTTGATTTAAGGATAATGAAATATATTGCCAACCGTGCCGATAAATGGAATGCTGATTTAAGAAAATTGAACTTGCCAGGAATCATGGAAGAGTTTGACCGTTCAATTCACAAGGAAATCGATTATAATAATGAATTCATGAATATGCAACGCATAGAATTGAATTTCGAAGACAATCCTGATATTCATATTCCAGCCACCTATGCCAAATATTGTTCATCAAAAGTTTTAACAATGGAATTTATAGCCGGTGCAAAATTAAACGACGTATATGAAAGTGAAGGCGATGAATTCGATAAGAAACTTTTGGCAAAGAATGTTCTAGATTCTTATCTTCAACAACTGTTCATCGACGGATTTTTCCATGGAGACCCTCATCCAGGTAACATCATGATTTTAGAGAATAATGTTGTATGTTATCTTGATTTGGGTATGATGGGATTCTTTGATGAAGAATTTAAACGCAATCTCTCTGAAGTAATGTTATTGTTTGTAGACCAGGATGTAGACGGACTGATAAATCAGCTGATGTACATGGACATCTTGGATTATGATATTGACACAAAAACATTAAGAAGGGACTTGAATGATTTGTTCGGAAGGTATTTTGGAGTTCAATTAAATCGTTTCGACGGAGTGTTGGAGGCACTGCTAGGGCTTATGCAGGAGTACGGTGTCATTCTTCCAAATGAAATTGTTACAATGGCAAGGGGAATATCCATGGTTGAAGCTATTGCACACAATCTGGATCCGGAAATCGATGTTTTCGCATCAATCAAACCTATTGCCCAACAAATAGCTAAACAAAGAGTCAATCCTAAAGAGTACTTGAAAGGCAAAAAGAGCAGCATAATCTTATATGAACACATGTTTAGGGCCTTGCCGAAGCTTCTTACAAGGACAATTCACAAGATTGAAAATGAAGAATTGAAATTGAAGTTCGAAGTTGACATCAACGATAAGGTCTCAATAGTCGCCTTGATATCCGCGCTTCTAATTGGTTCTTCTGTTGTTTCATTTGGGCCAATGGTATTTGACATGCCTGTGATTTCTTTAATTGGGTATATAATAGCTATAATTTTAAGTATTATTGGCTTAAAGAAGTTTGTTTTATAATATCAAAATTATGAGGAATTAATTTTCCTCAAAAATTATTTTTTTTGCAAATTTAAATGTATTTGAGCAAGTTTATTTTTTTCAGCATGAATATCCATGTCACAATAATTGAAAATATACAGGACATGATTATTATCGGAGGATAGAAATAGTAGCCGATAATTATGAAAATGCATGTGAACACGATGTTTAAGAAATAGGTGTTGTAGTTCTGGAATGCTTCCTGCAGGAATGAGTTTGATTGGTCTATTTTTTTCATTTCATATGTGGCAATTAGAGAGCAGACATTGATAATGATAAAATCTATCCCATAGATGCATTGTGGCACAAAGCTGTGAAAGTTCATGGAAACGTATGTTGTTAAGTAAGGGATTAATGATAAAAAGAATAGTCCTAGTGATATGGTCCATATTGCTTTATAATTGATCTTGTTTACAATACTGAATAAGTTGTAGGTAAAGTTCCACACATTAAAGCAAACAATGAAACTGACTGCATATGCTATGAATTCAAGTTTTAATTCCAATAAACCGCTTAAACTGCCATTTGCAGCTATTGGAATTTCAAGCACAATGATTGTTATGATAATGGCTATGATTGCATCAATCAATGCTTCAAATCTTTCAGTATCTTCAAATTCCTTACCCTGCATTCTATTGTAGATAATGCTTAAGACCACGGCAACTAAACAGGCCAGATAGATTCCAGGAATAAATATTGTATATGATATTATAAAACCAATAATTATGATTAGTAAAGGCAGTATGAAGTGAGTCTTTTTAATGTTCAACTCTTTTAATTTTTCATTTGATTTGTTAGCTCCATAGACCACAACCACGGATATGATATGGGAAATGTTAGCAAAAAGGATTAGTAATCCGAAAATTGTCTCGGCAGTTAAAGAATACAAATTCAGAGAAAGCCATGATGCGAAATATGGAAATAGTGAGAATAAGAAGATTGAAACTCCATATGTGATTAGGGCCTTGTTGTTTATAGTGTCAATATGTTGAAATAGGTTCTGGTTGCTGTACCAGATATTGATAATTGATAGGAACACTATTAAATATGTTGCGATATTCAAATAATTTGAAAAGAAAGCTCCCCATTCCGGACTTAAAGGTTGAGGAATTTTCAGCACCAAAATTGTTATAACAATTGCCAAAACTGCATCATAAAAAGTTTCAAATCTATTAGTATTCATATATTTTAATATATTGTTTATTAGTAAATAAATCTTTATTTATCTTTTTTTCAAAATATTACTTTTCAAATGCTCTTGGAAAAATGTTATAATTAAATATTGGTATATTAAAAAATAAGGTGATTTTGAAAATGTCGTCTTATAAAGGGCATTCCATATTTGCATTAATTCTTTCATTGATGTTTTTTCATAGTCCTCTGTTAATTGCTTTAACTCTGATTGGTGCAAATATTCCAGACTTTGACCATAAGTTCAAAAAGGATAATGTCTATAAGTTGATCATTTTAGGATTGATAGTGTTTATTTCACTTTATATCCTTAAATTACCTTATTATATCGGGCTTATGATAGTGTTTTTGGGTGTCACTTTTTATTTTTCAGAGCATAGGAGTTTTACGCATTCGATTTTCGGTGTTTTGACATTGACCTCAGCCGTCTCGTTAATCCTGATTTGGGGCTTGGAGTTAATTGCAAGCATATCTCTTTTATCTGATTATTATCTGTTGATGGCAATTTTGATAGCTCTTTTAAGCTTTTTATTTTTGAATAAACGTATGCTGTTAATATTTTTACCAGTATTTTTCATCAGCCTGTTCATATTTAAAACCGGCAGCATCTCTTATATTGAAATTGTCATGAGCTTATTTTTAGGAGTATTTTCTCACATAGTTCTTGATTCCTTCACGCCTTCAGGAATTAAAATATTTGCTCCTCTGTCTTCAAAGAAAGTCTATAAGAATTTTGGCAGATGTTCTATATTTGCCTTAATCGTTTTGGCTATCCTGTATCATGCCCCATTCCTATTCAATCTCTTTGAACAATATGTGTCTGGTTCACTATTAATCGTTGGCATTTAATAAGGAGTAAGACATATAATTAATATCATGGTTGAAATTTCAGTTATACTTCCCGTTTACAATAGCGAAGATTACTTGGAGGGGTGTTTGGACAGTCTTTTGAATCAGACGTTCAAGGACATGGAAATTTTATGCATTGATGATGGCTCTAGTGATGGGTCCCCAGATATATTGAAGGAATATGAAAAAGCAGACAATCGCATAACTGTAATTAGCCAAGAGAACATGGGCGTTGCAAAAACCAGAAACAAGGCCTTGGAATTAATCAATGGCAATTATGTCTATTTCATGGATTCCGATGATTTCCTGGATAGGAATGCATTTAAAAAATTGCATGACAATATCACCTCAAACAATTCTGATTTTTGCATCATGAAAGCGATTTTCGTAAATGGTGATGAGGAGTATAAATTCCCCGCTTTTGACTTGGATAAGGAGTTTGAAAAGGTCAATTTCAATAGGTTCACATTCACTTATAAGGATATCAAAAGCCATGTTCTAAATGACTTGTTTGCGCCTTGGCTTAAGTTGTACAGTGCCGGATTTTTAAAGGGCAGCGAAGAATTTACTTTCCCTGAGATGAAATCGTATTCTGATGCTCCTTTCCATGTGAAGACAATGCTGAAAGCCTCCAGGATATCATTTGTCCCTGAATATCTCTATTATTATCGTGAAAATGATGATTCTTTGGTTCATTCGTCTTCGAATACTATTAATTTTTTCAAGCTTTCCGACATTATCGAAAATTATTTGAGGGAAAATAACTTTTTTGATGAGTTTAAAGATGAATTTGATGCATTCAGGGTGGTTAAGCTGGTTTATTATATGGGATTTGCGGATTCTGATGTGTATTACCTGAAAGCTAAGGACGAACTATCAAATATCAATGCGGCATCTTTATCAATTGCAGATAAAGACCTCGACAAAATGAATATAGTTCTCGATTCAGACAACTTAAAGGAATGTAAGTTGGCTTTAGAGTTGTATGATTGCAAAAGAAGGGTCAAATCAATGCAGGAATCCAGAAGCTGGAAAGTGACCAAACCATTAAGGAAATTTACATCATCATTAAAATAAATTGTTCATGCATACAAAGAATAATCCTGAATCTTTAACCCATAAGCAGAATTTTGAGACAATATATAGCACAGGCAGTTCTATTAACGGTCCGATTACAAGGGCGATGGCTATCAGCTCATGGCCAGGAAAAGATGTTATTGCGATGGCCAGCGCCAGCGGTGAGTTGCGTGCAAGGGTTGTCATTGTCAGACTGGCATATTCAGAGTAAGTGAAGTTAATTTTTTCGGATAACAGCAAGTCAATAATAACATTAACGCCAAAAAATATGATTAATGGAATGAATATGGTTGTTAGCGAGTTTAAATTTGAAAATAATAGTTCTCCTTGACTTGCGAATATGCAGAATACCGCAAGCGCCAAAAAGTAAATTTGAGTTTTGGCAAATAAATCCGTTG from Methanobrevibacter sp. includes:
- the sfsA gene encoding DNA/RNA nuclease SfsA, encoding MGYVKGIFKARPNRFIAVVEVDGKLEIAHVPNTGRCKELLVEDAVVWLKPSDNPKRKTKFSLHFVENKGVLVSLFSQQANAIVYDAIVDGKIKELQGYDYHQREKTVDDSRIDIYLANREDDCCGMSFLEDSCYVEVKGVTLIVDGEARFPDAPTERGAKHLKELIKLKKDGNRCVVFFLIQHPAGNFFRPNWENDPVFSQTLNEAYDEGVEILVYRCDNRLEGIDLVPEPLDFDLAQSFANGIVDD
- a CDS encoding NAD-dependent protein deacylase is translated as MSKINELQEIIDYSDNIVFFGGAGVSTESGIPDFRSESGIFKSLEKYGDTPENLVSHSYYLDHTEEFFEYYKDNLVFKDAKPNPAHLKLAELEKKGKLKAIITQNIDGLHQKAGSKEVLELHGSIHRNYCQICGKEYGLEYVLESEGIPRCECGGTVKPDVVLYEEPLNNAVLSFATDYISSADTLIIGGTSLVVYPAAGLVNYFKGDNLVLINKSETPYDRLATLVINDAIGETLSQIKI
- a CDS encoding helicase C-terminal domain-containing protein codes for the protein MVNTNSNLDWMVYWSLPKYSPRNSQIKLINQINFAIGEGFKNIILEAGTGIGKSAIATTLANMYDDSYILTMTKQLQEQYLDDFGDMLVEIKGRGNYKCNYKGSCDFCIKAEYNLRRCSDCEYQIAFRKATEAKNVITNYDFLYYAGVANPLLDSRELLILDEAHNLERKMLMLSSSELNREYISTKFGIDIFEPLMHATKSMNDLKRNSSYWIQLCDDLVKECKKRIKKIEGDANKSVQVTLDEFESDPSKYSNFDYVEKQNLEQDMKSFASISLGLSSEDLIIDLPNRDAILSGEMDISAEFKPFSVLDDTQNLLELGNIRIFLTGTLGSKDKFCEWNNINPDETFYIYEKSPFDVAKRPIYTDFVGRMSGKTRGIPNWKNKRAIKKIKELLDKHQDEKGVIHTSSNEQAFWIIQNLKDYPLVFVGGEDRNIVLKEFTESNESIVLIGASIKDGVDFKGDLCRFQIVFKIPYPQLNEQVKYRRNLDPKWFYYQTVMALMQAYGRGIRDVDDWCVMYIIDSSFKQLFDYNRGFFNEYFIEAVQKKK
- a CDS encoding argininosuccinate synthase, with product MTDKVLLAFSGGLDTSVCVKLLEEEYNVEVITACVDVGQGEEEMEKAKASAAKIGGLKHYNIDAKEEFANEYIARGIKANAEYEGYPLSTAFARPLIAQKLIEVAEKEGATAIAHGCTGKGNDQFRFEAIILAMSDLDIIAPIREMNLTRTEEKAYAESKGIELSYDKIYSIDENLWGRAIEGDVLEDPANEPPEDIYEWTASWEDAKGEPEKVSIEFEEGIPVAINGEMMPLIDIIKKANEIAGSHGIGRVDTIENRMIGIKSREIYETPGAKLLIAAHQALEELVLTTDELRFAEYMSTLYADLVYGALWQEPLREDLDQAIDKMQERVSGEVVMKIFKGSIQPIVRKSPFSLHSIEQITFEDKETEQSEVEGMIKYHGLQAANYQKLNR
- a CDS encoding IGHMBP2 family helicase — its product is MKKYIKNLIRLVNYERDAEIELMRFEIAHMSGQKREELGRAINKVKGKYIGEELGLKIVQFGRSEIIETEISVGDMVLVSTANPLSSDFTGTVTEKGARFIKVAFDKRIPRWVLKKKVRLDLYANDITFRRMEDNLKHLSLKGKNALEYILSERNPKKNRSTPYIDYIDESLNESQKSAIENALSCENFYLIHGPFGTGKTRTLVELISQETRQNHKVLATAESNAAVDNILERLMENKKLNLTRLGHPQRVSKHNITQTLAYKVENHKLNKKIKKIRKKIDNLIEKRSVHTKPTPQYRRGYGDYDILFNASKGKGGRGISPEKMKSMAQWIEYNQQVDELHDEIRRVENKMIRDIIETSDVILSTNSSAALESIARTKFDVAIIDEASQATIPSVLIPIAKAHRFILAGDHKQLPPTIISDKAGSLEKTLFEELIRLYPFKSQLLNVQYRMNSLLMKFPNAEFYNNNLKSDSSVDDITINDIINTDSEEEAMLFVDTSKLDSEGERHLKDSKSIINRLEADIAVKLADDYLNIGLEETDIGIISPYADQVKIIQDKTPVEVKTVDGFQGREKEIIIISTVRSNDGGNIGFLSDLRRLNVAITRAKRKLIIIGNINTLESNPTYSRLIDFARKNNVLVEI